aggaggagcaggtcgCCTGGTGTGTCCAGCCCCGCAACAACGCCCGCGTCATTCCGGACGGTACGATCCACTCCgcccacctcgtcaagaCGCCCCGTTACTGGCAGATTCAGGGTTACGGCGACTTTACCCGCATGAACATTGCTGCCGGCGACAATggtggcgagctcgaccccCACGGTGCCAAGGGCACCGGAAACCCAATCGGCGGCAACGTAACCTCCAACGCGACTGGTACGGACGTCTCGTACGAGGAGTGGATGAAGTGAGTAACCATCAATGTTGTACTCCAAGACTCAGCTCACCCAAGCTTTATGTCGTTCAACACTTTCTGCCTGCGCATTTGtatcgccgaggagggtgcGTACACTGCCGAGCAGCAGTGCCAGCACGAGATCGACCTCATGGGCTGCGAGTGGGTCATGCCTGGCGACTACACCAACAACTCGTTCACCGAGTGCCAGGCCGACTCCGCCTACCCACCCGGCTGGTTCCCGCAGCCCGACGGCTCCGTCTCTACCTTCCACCAGCGTTACACTGGCACCAACTCGCCTGACGGTGCGCTGTGGACTATCGGCGTTACCGTGACCCCTCCTGCGCCATTCTCGACCCCCGCCTCTAGCCAGTGCACGACCTTCTCGTCGATCGGCAACGGTATCCCCCCCGAGAGCCTGAaccgcgacgcggcgttCACGTGGTCTGGCTCTCTTCCCGCAACTGGCGGCGGAtcccccgccgccgccaccggcAGTAATTCAGGCGGTCAGGCCTCAGCGTCGGCCGGTGTTGACGCAGCCTCCGCTGGCCAGGGCAGTGACCAAGCCAAGAGCGCCGCGGGTCCTGGCTACGTCATCGCTGGTGCAtcgctcgccgccatgCTCATTGGcgttgccgccgtcgcTCTCTAGACCTTAGGGCATCGTAGCAGTATTATTCTCCAATCTCCGTAGCCTTGTTGGCAGTCGTATCACCATCGCAACCTCCAGCGTCGGTAATGGCTTCATCCGTCTCTAATATGCATGGACATTTATGCAGTACCGCGGCTTGGGGCTGTCGCGTGGTGGAGGAATGTGTCAAAGTTCAGCTGGATGCTCATCCCGTTGCCGGAGGGAAAACGTACAGCCTAGTCGAACCTTGCCGCAACTCAGCACAGCCCAGTACGACTTGTCCACACCACCCATCACAAAAGATGCAAAAGAACTGCTGCCCCACACGGGCTCGAACCGTGGACCTCGGAGTTGTTTCGATGAGTCGTAACAGCTCCACGCGCTAGCCAACTGAGCCATAGGGCAGATGATCACGTGATGTTTTAGTTTTGGACCACGTTTTAAACAATGCAACCTACAGCAAGTTGATTGAACCCGGCTCATTTGTGGCACAGTGGCGACGGAATGACGAGATCCATCATGAGGGGCTTGACTGTGGAGATGAACAACCACCTCTGCATGTAAGATTGGCTCCAGAGCCTCCTTGTTATAATAAAAGGGGATAAAATAGGTACGTAATGTGCGTCGACGCTGAAGAGTGAGAATTATGGAGCTTCACCATTGGGACTCGGGTGCTCAGTGTTAACACGCTGGCGAGACTGCCTGTGAGGagccgaggtggagacGGTGCACTCTCAACGCAGGAGAGGCTTTCAGTGGACCGAGGCGATGGGCTACGTGGTACAAAGAGTGCCGCGAGGTGGACAGTGAACAAAGTGGGGAGCAACGTTACAACTACGCGTCCAAGTAGAGGCgtcagctcctcggcgctcatCAGCTTCATCAACTCCATCAACTCCATCAACTCATCAACTCCATCAACTCCATCAACTCCATCAGTGGACCCCAGCCCGCGTGAGTGAATGTCGCCCTCGAACTGGGACAGCACAAGATCACCAGATACCTCGATACCTCTGTAACACTTTTGATCTGCTATCACACCTCGCGCGCTCAAAGACGCGCCTGGCCGCCGCTAAGATCCGCTACGCCGTCGAGTATAGCCTTCCGCGCGCCCGCGACCATATCGTCGACTATCTGCTGGGCGGACAGCACCTGATTGATGGATCCTGCTACCTCTCCCATTAACCACATCTTACCTTCGATAGAGCGTTCGGGGTGCTTCGAAATCTCGTGCGAGTGTGGCACGATTCCGCGCGAGGTAAGGTCCTTGATTTCGTCTGCGCGGCGCTCGTTCCACTCGGCAACATAGGGGGTGTTGCGCACGCGGATGGGGCGGCCAGAGTAGATAAGAGTACGGGTAGTGTCTCCCGCCTTTGCGTCGAGGATCTGCTGCTTGTGTGCCTTtggggcggcggcctcTTCGGATGCAACGAAGCGAGTGCCGACCCACACTCCCTGGGCGCCGTACATGAGGGCTGCGGCGAGGGAACGGCCATCGCTAACCCCTCCGGCAGCGACTACACAGACCGGGTTGCCCTTCTTGGTCTTGAGGTTTGCGCAGGCGTCCACGACggctgggaggaggaccgaGAAAGGAATATCGCCCGTGTGGCCACCTCCCTCGCCTCCCTGCGCGACAACAATGTCCACGCCGGCCTTGACAACTGGCCCGACGTGCTTTGGGTGCCCAATCATGTTTGCAACCTTTACGCCGCCGGCGTGCAGCTTGGTTACCACTTCGGGTGGGCACACGCCGATGGCGCAGACGAAAAGCGCAGTCTTCTCGCTAATGATGATGTCCAAAAGCTCGTCCAGGTGGCCGTGGGTGTAATCGTGGTTGGTGGCGCGGGCACCGCCACCAACCTTAACTAgagcgaggtcgacgccgaacGGAGCAGACTTGTCGTTGAGGAAGGacttgagctcggcaatCTGGGTGCGCAGCTGCTTGGGGTTGAGTGCGAGGCCGCCGATGACGCCGATGCCGCCCGCGTTGGTCACGGCCGCAGCGAGCTTGGGACCAGAGGCCACGAACATGCCCGCAAGCAGAATGGGGTGCGGGATGTTGACTAGGGTTAGTGGCGCAACAGCGATAGCGAGTCCAAAGGCGCGACACTGGGAAGCAAGCCTGGTTCCCGCCTGCGGCCACACTTACACATGTCAGTGAGCTGGGTGCGAAGGACTGCCATGATTGCTGTCTTGTCTTTGGTGGGGGGTTTGACGAAAGAAGGTGGGAAATGGGTGTAGTGGGTAGTGGTATTTGTAGTTGTTGTACCGAGCCAGAGACTAGCAGGCAGTGAGGCGGACCGGGCCGTTCAGTTGAGCTTGTTGGGAGTGTGCTGCGTCATGCGGTTCCAAAGACCGGCATTCGGTGACCCGGCCTAGTATTTTGAGGACATAGCCGGTGGAGGATTGTGGAATCAAGCAATGCAAGACAAGCACTGTCGGCCCAGGCCGATCACGTCTCTTCATTCCGCGTCCATGCTTAGTATCGATACTTGTCATGACGCTGTCTGGGGACCGTGACCGTCAACATGCCCTGGGCCTCAGCTACCATCAGTGATCAATGCAGATAAGTTTACTCGTTTAACCCCCACCTCGCAATGTTACCTAAAAATGCATGTCTAGTTCGATGCTGTGGGCCGCTCGCGCCGAGTGGTGGAGCACTACAGTACTATACAGATGAGCGACAATTACACAGTGACCCGGTTGAACGGCGCAAGTCATTTACGCCTTCACCTTCTCACCTCTGCCAACGCGTCAACGCCCCTCTCCGCCGTCTAGTACAACAGACGGGTGAGGATGTTGGCGCGCGTGCCGTTAATGGCCTCGTAGATctcgcgcacctcctcgtGGCCAACACCGCTGATGTCTGCCATGAGGTATGCGACGTCGCCCTTCGAGTCCGAGAACTGCTTCTCAATGTTGTGGTTGGCGAGAATGGCGTTGATCGCGCGAAGGACACCGGGCTCGTTCCTGTGCACGTAGCAGACACGGATGTGGCGCGAGTCATCGGCCGTGATGGCGCGCAGGTCAACCTCAGGGAAGTTGACCGCGCCGATCGAGGTGCCGTAGTTGAGGAAGCGGGACAGAGCGttggcgacctcgttgCCGATggcgcgctgcgcctcCTCAGTCGAGCCACCAATGTGGGGAGTCATGATGAGGTTGGGCAGCTTGCGGAGGCGGGGGATGAAGTCACCAAGGTCCTCGCTGAACCCGGGGCCGTTGGATCCGGGCTCCTTGGGGAagacgtcgacggcggcacCAGCCAGGTGGCGGCTCTCAAGCGCGTCGGCAAGCGCAgggaggtcgacgaccttgccacGCGCATtgttgatgaggaaggCACCCTCCTTCATCTGAGCAAACTCGGCGGGACCCATCATGCCGATTGTATCCGGGATCTCGGGGACGTGAAGGGTGACAAAGTCGGCGGTCTGAAGGAGGTGCTCAAGCGTGTCGACCTGACGCGCGGTGCCAAGGGGCATGATGGGGACGACATCGTAGTAGATGACGTTCATGCCGAACGACTCGGCTAGGACCGACAGCTGCGAGCCAATGTGGCCGTAGCCAACAATGCCGAGGGTCTTGCCACGAACCTCCCAGCAAGCCTTGGACACCTTGTTCCAGATGCCAGCGCGCATCTCGCTGGCGCGGTCAACGAGCTGGCGCGAGAGGGCAATGATCTCCGAgatgacgagctcggcgaccgaGCGCGAGTTGGAGAACGGCGAGTTGAACACGGCAATACCGTGCTTGGCAGCGGTTGCGAGGTCGACCTGGTTGGTGCCAATGCAGAAGCAGCCGATGGCAAGGAGTTGAGTGCACTTCTCAATGACCTTGGCGGTGATCTTTGTCTTGGAGCGGATACCGACGGCATGGTAGGCTgggagcttgtcgaggagctcctgCTCAGAAAACGCCTTGGTGGAATGGTCGACCTAATGTCAGCGGAGTGCCTTAAGTGTGGTTGCTGAGACAAGGGATGGTTTGGTGAAGAGGCACGGCGTACCCGACCGTGCAGCCCAGTTTCCGCACCTTCCCGTTGTCACCGCGACGCTCTCCGACTCACCTCGTAACCAGCGTTCTTCAGGAACtgggcggcctcgagcgagATGTTCTCAAGGAGCAGAATCTTGATCTTGCCAGCACGCGGGGTGGCAgtaccctcctcctccgggaaggcggggaaggtggcCGGAAGAAAGGCAtggagctggcgcgcgGAGCCAAATGCCTTCAAGGAGCGACCGCCAAACGAGCCAGCGGCCCCGGGCGAGGTGGACAGGTGCTGAGTGGGCGAGGTAGCGCTGAACGCGgactcgacgaggccacGAGGGTTTGAAGGAATGGGGATGCTCACTGTCAGCGGTGGAAGGAGGTAGGTGTGGACAGGAGTGGCACTAAAGGATCCCGACAGCTCGTCTGGCACGTGTACCACCCCGTTGGAAAATTCCAGAAGGGGCAGATGGGAGTTTGGATCATTGACGTTGACAGTAGATCCAgtgccggcggcagcgaTCAAGGTCGCTCAACCACAAGGGTAGGCTACTTACGTGGTGGGCGGGTCCGAGGCCGTGACCGAGGGGCGCCTAATCTTCTGGGGCTGAGACATTGTTGATGTTGCGGCTAAGCTATGCTAGCGTTTTGATCAAGAGGAGCAATGAagcgaggaagaaggaaggGTTTGAAGAACAAGTTTAAGATGGATTGAGGGAGATGTTAGTCGAGTCGAAAGTATTATCTTTTGATCTATCCCCTTGTTCATCGGAACAAATCAACCCATAGCATTATTCCACTCTGCTAATCTACCTCTCTCTGTACAAGACGTCACCATCTTGGCACTCTCAGGCAGCTGGTAGCTGACCACTCGTGCCCTGCCCTCCTGTACTCCTGACGACTACCTGACTCAAACAAATTGTTAAGTTTGACCGAAGTCGTGCTCGATCGTTTGGATTCGGACTGTGAAATTTACTTTATTAAATCCCTCCATTAAAATACATCCGCTTATCACAAAGCACGAGTCCAGTAAACCCTACTTGAAAGCCAGCCAGTATCAGGGCGCAATTGTTCACCTGTCACAGCTCACCGTTCGGAAGTCTCTCCAATGCCCGGACGACCCCACGGGTCTTGTTTCCGTGTTCTGTCAAGAACAAAGATCGTGGGCCCTGGTTGGGAACCGGCGTCGGCCAACATCGTTAAGGGCGACTTATCGACTCGAGTGCTGAACTGTACTCGACCGCTTCAAGGCATAAGACAGGTAGAGGTCACTCTGGCGTTAGTGTCTTTCTAACTGGCAACTGTGAGGATGACGCCAATGATAACATCAGCGTCGCACCCGGGTCACGACTGGGTCGTTTCGCGATTGATTTACTGTCATCATCATCAGCCGTCTCGCGTCTCACAAACAAGCTCATTTAAATTTGTCTGAGTACTTGGTCGGGCAACTCCTGTTTGACCAAGTCAtcgtcatcaacaacaTCACTCATCACATTCCGCGGTatcgacctcgtcggcccTTGTAACCATGACAGCAGCGTTTAGCAGCCAGAAAACCGGTTCTCGATATCTCAACCGAGGCACAGAACGCAGATTGCAGACCACAGGTgtcgtcatcctcgctTCCACCCTCCAGTCACCGAGGCCTTTACCCTCGTGCCGCAGCGTTGGCCGCAGTGTTGCGAGGACATTGATGCCATTGAATCCCAGGTACATAATGAAGAGTGCTATGGCTATTCACACCTATAAtccctcggcggcggccgaaGTGAGCTGGCGCCACCGTTGCAGTGCTGCAAATGCACTGTCGTCCCGATAACCAGAAACATTGAACCGTGTGAGTGTGGAGATTACGacgcgacctcggcaagTGGAATGACAACGCGCTTGGCCTGGCGCTCCAGCGTGTGCGCGACCCATGCCACCATGTCGACATCCGAGTCCTTGTCTGCGAGTAGGAACGGGTGCTGCAGGAGCTCGCCATACGTTGGGCGCGCGGCCGGGTCCTTCAGAAGACTAGTGTATTAGCTAAGAACCGTCCGTGTGTGCCACAACACCCACCATTTGGCAATGAAGTCGTTGGCATCATCGCTGTAGCCTGGAGGAAGCGTAGGCGCTGGACCGTTGACGATGGCCGTCAGTTGCGCAAAGACGTTGGAAAACGTCTCTGGCGGGTAAGGGTAGCAACCCTTTGCGAGCTCAATGATCGAGAGGCCTACAGACCAGACATCCGACGACACCGTGTATGTCGAGACCTGGTTCTGGGATTCGCCCCTGATGCGCTCGGGAGCCATGTACGATTGGCAGCCAATGTTGGTCTTGGCAAGACTCTTCTCGAGTTGGCCCGAGACCCCAAAGTCACAGAGCTTaacctcgcccttgcgGTTCATGAGCACGTTGGTCGGTTTGACGTCACGGTGCATGATCTGCAGCTCATCCTTAAGGAAGCGCAGGCCACGGACGATGCCGGCCGTGATGCGTCTCAAGACGGGCTCGGGCACAAGAAGCTCGCCAGGTGCAAGCAGGTCGTTAGGCGTCTGGCCGCCCGTGCTCGTGAGTTTGTCGAGAGAACCGGCGTCCATGAACTCCATGCAGTAGTAGACACAGGACTCGATGGTGAACGCGCCGTAGAACTCAACAATCTCAGGCGAAGCAGCACGGTGCAAGATGTCTAGTTCCATGATGATGCCGTTCAGCTTGGACTCGTCCAACTCGAGGCGGATTTCCTGATGTCAGCGgagctcgagagcgagacCCTCACCTTCATCGCCATCGTGACGCCAGTGGGTCGATGGAACACCTTCTGTACAGAGCCGTAGTTACCCTTGCCCAACTCGCCCAGAACCTCAATCTCGTCCATGTTGATCTTGAAGCTCTGACCATCACCAAAGTCGACGCCTCCAGCGTGCAAAATCGCCTTCGAGAACTTGAGAGAGCCGTTCGGGTCCACGATCGTGCCAAAGTCCTTGAACTTTGATTCCTCTGGGGCAGGGCCGCCCATCTGGGCCAACGACAGACCGCCAGGTGGTCCACGACGCCCGGCGATCCCACCACGGGCCGCTACGagacctcctcggcccgcAGGCGCACCTGGAGGAGCGTTGAGAGTCATCCGGCCAGCTGCAGCCCGTCGCGCCGCTAACCCCAGAGGACCCGCGTTGGGACCTTGTTGTGCACCCGGCTGCCCGGCGCGGAAGGCCTGTTGACGGAGGAGAGCTCCCATCGATGTCGCAGCCGGGGCTGGGCCCATACCGCTGTTGGCTGAAGGGCTCGGTGCTCCAGAACGCTGCGCAGCGAGCTGGCGACGTCAGCTGTGTCCGCCGTATATACGCACCTTGTCCATCTTGGCCTGGAGCGATGGGGGCAGGCGGGTTTGGATGGGGACCTGTgcccctcgtcctcccatGCCCATGGGACCTCCCATCGGGGCGCGCATGCCCATCGGCCCCGCCATTCCTCTACCAGCAGGGGGACGTACTCCCCCAACTGGATCTTGTGGTGGCCGCATGCCAGGGTGTACACTGTGAGCACTAGGCATTGGTACAGGAGGGCGATCAGCAGCGGCAGGAGCACCGTCCGCAGGTAAACGCAAGCTGGTTGGAGGAGTTGCGGCGTGTGCGCCAGCGGTTACGTGTGCGGATCCGGGAGGAAAGCTGCTCGTTGCTGACGATGGAGGTACAGGACATCCCGAGTGCTCCGCACTTCGGCTAGCGCTTGCCGGAAGGCCTGGCGCGGCATTAGAAGCGAGTTGAGGGGCCGCTAGCCGAGGGGCATCTGCGGGCGCGTTCTCAGTCCGGTCGTGCTCCTCAAGATGGTCTGCGTTTGCCTCACATTTGGAGTCGATATGCAAAGCGTCAAACTCAGCGTCGGGTGCCGAGTTGTCGGTTGCCGTCGGATTTGCGGCATTTGCGGCGGAGGACAACACCGAATCCGTGCCAATCGGCAACCCGGCATTGTTCGCTGGcgcggccgtcggcgccaagTCTACTGGGAGGGGACTGGTCTTGTCGATTGAcatgggtggtggtgtgtgtgaatgaggatgaggaaggttggggACGACTCAGCCAAGCTGAGGGAAATGGAGGGTTGCCACTGTTGCTCTGGCTTGTGCTgctcgccgctctcgccgtccttgtccgCGTGGCGCAGGCCTGACGATGAAGACGGGTCGATCAAAGGGAGCAACTGGGAGGCTCTCGATTCGACACGGTAGGCGGGTTAGAGGCAAGGACGCAGAGGAGCGCTCCTGTTTGGTGGTGTCCCTCTATTGCGCCGGGTGGGCGGTTTGTGGTGTTGTGGCACGCGCAGCGCAGTTGTCGCAGACAGTagtgaggacgagcaggCGATATGAatggtgaggaagaggaggaggaggaggaggaggaggagcaagGAGCGAGAATGAAAGGTGACAGGGGGGATTGAatggagaggggagaggggggcGTGCCAAGGTAGGAATGTGGGTTGGAGAGTGGATCGCTCAGAGGCAAGGCAGGATCGGGTGGGTATGGGGGAGTGCAGGGTCACTCGGCACAGCCAACGCGGCCAGACGATGCTCAAACTCTTGTTGGTCAAGTGGATTCGGGGCGCACGGAGGCGCAAGTGGGGTCTGGGAAGAGGTTGCCAAGGCTAAAAGCGTATGGTAAGATGGATTGATGGGAGGTTGAAACTGAATGTGTGGAATTAAAGTGACAGAGGCCTCAAAGGGGCGAGAAGAGTCGGATTCAGTCGGACAAGAGAATGGGAATGGAAGTGAAAGGGGTTTGATGTAAGGTGAGGTAGGATGTGTAGTATGTGGGATGTAGGATGTAGGATGTAGGATATGTGTAGAATGATGGAGAGCGAGTAGTCCAAGTAGTAGTCTTGTAAGTGGACAGGTTGATAGGCCAGTGGCCAATTGACCAAGGAAAGTAAGGTTAGCAACTAGCTTGTAACTTGATAGCTGACAATGTGCAAGGTGGGTAATATAATATATTGGTAACAGCAATGGCTTCTAATGGGTCATTAGAGACAAAGGACAAATGACAAATGACAGAGGACAGAGGACAGAGGACAGAGGGCCCGGCCAGTCAGGAAGCAAAGGACAGCGAGGTAGCTTGAAAGTGCCATAACCAAGGATCCAGGATCCAGGATTCGAGGAGGATGCAAGCTGAAAGACGAGCCAACTTTGTTTTCTGCCCTTGGATATCCTGCTTATCCCCCATCCACAACCTGAAAGCCTAGTACTACTTTTACATACCTTATGGTATTTAGTGTAGACTATTGTATTTGTCAAGTCAGAACTCAATAACGTTGATACAGGATTCATTTGTCCATGCCTTGGACCTTGATGTCCCTTTCAAGGATTGCAAGGAACAAGGAGCGAGATGGAGCTAAGGTGGCGGAACGTGTGCCGTGTCTGCCGTTTGTGCCGTGTGCTGCCGTTGTCTGCCGTGCTAGCCTTGGTCTCACTGACTGAATGAATCAAGTGCCTTGATACCTCAAACCTGTGAGTCAAGATGCCAAGTAGATTGACCCTGTGACCGTGCGTCCGTGTGGCTGCACACCGTTTCAGGGCAAGTGAACTGTATGTATTGAGCAATTTGAACAACTCGCGATTGGAGCAGCATCTGCACCTCGAGCAGAGTATCTACGTTTGGGGTTAGTAGGTGGGGCCAATGAGGCACGACCGCGGAGGATGGCTGTTGCATGTTGGTGCCACATATTCGACAATTCGACACTTGCCTCCATCATCAAACTCTTTTAGACTGTGCTCCTTGTGATACTTGTTTCCTCTGTATAATTAGGAAGCCTGGAACCCCCCTCTTAATTAATTGACGCCTCTCCCAGTCTATTCACAATCTAAACTACAACGTCCGAACCCTTTTCGATCACTACTCGTCCCGCACACCACGCGCATCCCAAAACCATACAGTACCGTGGCCCCTCTCCTGATATCCTGATCCAGCTTGTGCTCACTTCAAGCCAACCCAACGTTCTCATCATGCCACGCACCCGAGATTGACTACTAATCTGTTGATTTACCCTCTTCCCAGACTCATGCCATGCTCTTCCTTCCCGttctcccccccccctccctctctgAACCCTTGTACTAGTTACAACCTGAGACGGGCACTTAAGATGCGTCACCTCGTGTGCGCGGCCACCTTGAGACCTGCTCTTTCCACCCAAGTCTCCCAGATCAATCTCGCCTCGCGGATCAACGAGGCGGCCACGCCGTCGTGGCGCGTGGCGGCGCCTGGTACTGTATCTTGGCAGCTACTAGGAGCGGGATGCGTGGTCGTGGGAGGATTGACAGGGAATCGATGGATCTCCACACCTCTGAGGCCCTTCTCTGTGAGATCCCTGTCTGATGCCGTGCTGGGCACGTGTGAGATACGATCACGCTTTCACACTATGCCAGGGGATACGTAACAGGTTGTTCCCAGTAGTCAAGTGCCAGCTTGCCAGCCAGATTGACAGATACGACGAGGCCTGGCCCAGCGTTTATTCCTCATGCTTCATGTAGGTCCAAGGTATGTGGGTGGGTCGGTGACAGTGCCGAAAGGTCTGGTGACTAACATTCTACAGGGCTAGGGTTCTGTTCAGGTCCGATGTTGAGGTCGAATGACGAGAA
Above is a genomic segment from Cutaneotrichosporon cavernicola HIS019 DNA, chromosome: 1 containing:
- a CDS encoding uncharacterized protein (Nitronate monooxygenase), with amino-acid sequence MAVLRTQLTDMFNIPHPILLAGMFVASGPKLAAAVTNAGGIGVIGGLALNPKQLRTQIAELKSFLNDKSAPFGVDLALVKVGGGARATNHDYTHGHLDELLDIIISEKTALFVCAIGVCPPEVVTKLHAGGVKVANMIGHPKHVGPVVKAGVDIVVAQGGEGGGHTGDIPFSVLLPAVVDACANLKTKKGNPVCVVAAGGVSDGRSLAAALMYGAQGVWVGTRFVASEEAAAPKAHKQQILDAKAGDTTRTLIYSGRPIRVRNTPYVAEWNERRADEIKDLTSRGIVPHSHEISKHPERSIEGKMWLMGEVAGSINQVLSAQQIVDDMVAGARKAILDGVADLSGGQARL
- the wis1 gene encoding uncharacterized protein (Kinase-like), which translates into the protein MSIDKTSPLPVDLAPTAAPANNAGLPIGTDSVLSSAANAANPTATDNSAPDAEFDALHIDSKCEANADHLEEHDRTENAPADAPRLAAPQLASNAAPGLPASASRSAEHSGCPVPPSSATSSFPPGSAHVTAGAHAATPPTSLRLPADGAPAAADRPPVPMPSAHSVHPGMRPPQDPVGGVRPPAGRGMAGPMGMRAPMGGPMGMGGRGAQVPIQTRLPPSLQAKMDKLAAQRSGAPSPSANSGMGPAPAATSMGALLRQQAFRAGQPGAQQGPNAGPLGLAARRAAAGRMTLNAPPGAPAGRGGLVAARGGIAGRRGPPGGLSLAQMGGPAPEESKFKDFGTIVDPNGSLKFSKAILHAGGVDFGDGQSFKINMDEIEVLGELGKGNYGSVQKVFHRPTGVTMAMKEIRLELDESKLNGIIMELDILHRAASPEIVEFYGAFTIESCVYYCMEFMDAGSLDKLTSTGGQTPNDLLAPGELLVPEPVLRRITAGIVRGLRFLKDELQIMHRDVKPTNVLMNRKGEVKLCDFGVSGQLEKSLAKTNIGCQSYMAPERIRGESQNQVSTYTVSSDVWSVGLSIIELAKGCYPYPPETFSNVFAQLTAIVNGPAPTLPPGYSDDANDFIAKCLLKDPAARPTYGELLQHPFLLADKDSDVDMVAWVAHTLERQAKRVVIPLAEVAS
- the SER33 gene encoding uncharacterized protein (d-3-phosphoglycerate dehydrogenase 2) yields the protein MSQPQKIRRPSVTASDPPTTIPIPSNPRGLVESAFSATSPTQHLSTSPGAAGSFGGRSLKAFGSARQLHAFLPATFPAFPEEEGTATPRAGKIKILLLENISLEAAQFLKNAGYEVDHSTKAFSEQELLDKLPAYHAVGIRSKTKITAKVIEKCTQLLAIGCFCIGTNQVDLATAAKHGIAVFNSPFSNSRSVAELVISEIIALSRQLVDRASEMRAGIWNKVSKACWEVRGKTLGIVGYGHIGSQLSVLAESFGMNVIYYDVVPIMPLGTARQVDTLEHLLQTADFVTLHVPEIPDTIGMMGPAEFAQMKEGAFLINNARGKVVDLPALADALESRHLAGAAVDVFPKEPGSNGPGFSEDLGDFIPRLRKLPNLIMTPHIGGSTEEAQRAIGNEVANALSRFLNYGTSIGAVNFPEVDLRAITADDSRHIRVCYVHRNEPGVLRAINAILANHNIEKQFSDSKGDVAYLMADISGVGHEEVREIYEAINGTRANILTRLLY